In Alteromonas sp. V450, the following proteins share a genomic window:
- a CDS encoding methyltransferase produces MMMLSPQSQLLERNLSLFEQGCWAFINPADAYFLDALKTKEVTVIHQFFDVFAESVGSIPSVTFDSRDITEKGFQIAEKVGSHTHIFTPFTLLEKSHTDVMVFLPKAKNHFQLLLRMAAGMVGKGGRIHVVGENKGGIKSAAKLMQHYGPTQKVDSARHCSLITVLVEQEHGAFEPQAWTEINTYEVQNLQWQVASLPGVFSHKELDPGTALLLDKLSNSMKGDVLDFACGAGVIASFLMLKFPHLKLRLTDVSAIAVYCSALTLAENQLAATLHAANGLEGIKGKVQHIVTNPPFHTGIKTDYTITKRFITDAKAILTPNGNIQMVANRFLPYPGLLSEHFQTVFTTAQTSQFSVYHATL; encoded by the coding sequence ATGATGATGCTATCTCCTCAAAGTCAACTGCTGGAGAGAAACCTTTCGCTTTTTGAGCAAGGTTGTTGGGCATTTATCAACCCCGCCGATGCTTACTTTTTAGACGCATTAAAGACGAAAGAAGTGACTGTGATTCATCAATTTTTTGATGTTTTTGCGGAAAGTGTTGGGTCAATTCCTTCCGTCACGTTTGATAGTAGAGACATTACTGAAAAAGGCTTTCAGATTGCCGAAAAAGTGGGCAGCCACACTCACATTTTTACGCCTTTTACACTATTAGAAAAGTCGCATACCGACGTTATGGTGTTCTTACCCAAAGCCAAAAATCATTTTCAATTGCTGCTTCGAATGGCGGCAGGTATGGTTGGCAAGGGCGGTCGAATTCACGTTGTAGGTGAAAACAAGGGCGGAATTAAAAGCGCTGCTAAGCTAATGCAACATTACGGACCTACACAAAAAGTAGATTCAGCGCGTCACTGTAGCCTGATTACTGTGTTGGTAGAGCAAGAGCATGGCGCATTTGAACCACAGGCGTGGACTGAGATAAACACCTATGAAGTACAAAACCTGCAGTGGCAAGTTGCGTCATTACCAGGCGTATTTAGCCACAAAGAATTAGATCCTGGCACAGCGCTTCTTTTGGACAAGCTGTCTAATTCGATGAAAGGTGATGTGCTTGATTTTGCCTGTGGCGCTGGCGTAATTGCGAGCTTTCTAATGCTAAAGTTCCCGCATTTGAAGTTAAGGCTTACAGATGTTAGCGCAATTGCCGTGTACTGCAGCGCATTAACTTTAGCCGAAAATCAACTCGCGGCTACGCTTCACGCTGCCAACGGGCTAGAGGGTATCAAGGGAAAGGTTCAACATATTGTCACCAACCCTCCGTTTCACACTGGCATTAAAACGGACTATACGATAACGAAGCGGTTTATCACCGACGCGAAGGCTATACTTACGCCTAACGGCAATATCCAAATGGTTGCAAATCGCTTTCTACCTTATCCTGGTTTACTTTCAGAGCACTTTCAGACCGTTTTTACAACAGCACAAACCTCACAGTTTTCTGTTTACCACGCCACGTTATGA
- the trmB gene encoding tRNA (guanosine(46)-N7)-methyltransferase TrmB: MRQFKSQAEAEAAGVYVSKVKSFVKREGRLTKAQEKALKDHWPSKGIDYAEAPLSLPDTFGRNAPVIVEIGFGMGKSLVEMAANAPDKDFIGIEVHRPGVGACLATAEEQGVENLRVMEHDAVEVLKNMIPDGSLSRLQLFFPDPWHKKRHHKRRIVQPEFVELVRTKLAIGGCFHMATDWEQYAEHMLEVMTNAAGYSNTAVDGDYVPRPDYRPITKFETRGQKLGHGVWDLIYERTE; the protein is encoded by the coding sequence ATGAGGCAATTCAAAAGTCAGGCGGAAGCAGAAGCCGCTGGAGTATACGTAAGCAAGGTAAAAAGCTTCGTAAAACGTGAAGGTAGGCTAACCAAAGCACAAGAAAAAGCCTTGAAAGATCACTGGCCATCTAAAGGCATAGACTATGCTGAAGCACCGTTATCGCTACCAGATACATTTGGCCGAAATGCCCCCGTGATTGTGGAAATTGGCTTTGGAATGGGTAAGTCATTGGTTGAAATGGCCGCGAATGCACCTGATAAAGATTTCATAGGCATTGAGGTTCACCGTCCTGGTGTTGGCGCATGTTTGGCTACTGCCGAAGAGCAAGGCGTCGAGAACTTACGCGTGATGGAACACGACGCGGTAGAAGTACTTAAGAACATGATTCCAGACGGTTCGTTGTCTCGTTTACAGCTCTTTTTCCCCGATCCATGGCATAAGAAGCGTCACCATAAGCGTCGCATCGTTCAGCCTGAATTTGTTGAGTTGGTTCGCACCAAGTTAGCCATTGGCGGCTGCTTTCATATGGCAACTGACTGGGAGCAATACGCTGAGCACATGCTAGAAGTCATGACTAACGCCGCCGGTTACAGCAACACAGCAGTTGACGGCGACTATGTGCCTCGTCCGGACTATCGACCAATCACTAAGTTTGAAACACGCGGACAAAAATTGGGACATGGTGTTTGGGATTTAATTTATGAGCGCACAGAATGA
- a CDS encoding alpha/beta fold hydrolase: MSVQQPVLFFPGTLCDERVYLPLWRALSVSQRRYVPLQWAASLEEMLALSEDRILENEKVHLVGYSMGGFVAALVAQRNPANIASVTLIGYNPEGLSKEEIAKRKQLTTMLKQGHFKPDNDAYLARFIHPSRLNDENVAGVVKSMAQDLGKTTLLNHTLATTPRESTVKALAKINVPVTFITAQQDAIAPAEAILQLKRVLPNARFHTVSDAGHMLVLEQTDVVASIIAKQISV; the protein is encoded by the coding sequence GTGTCTGTGCAGCAACCTGTTTTATTTTTCCCCGGTACGCTTTGCGACGAACGCGTGTATCTGCCGCTTTGGCGCGCACTATCTGTCTCACAACGTCGCTATGTGCCACTTCAATGGGCAGCATCGCTAGAAGAAATGCTAGCACTCAGTGAAGATCGCATTCTCGAAAACGAAAAAGTGCACCTTGTGGGTTATTCCATGGGCGGCTTTGTAGCTGCACTGGTGGCACAGCGCAATCCCGCCAATATAGCCTCGGTTACGTTAATCGGCTATAACCCAGAGGGCTTATCAAAAGAAGAAATTGCCAAGCGTAAGCAGTTGACTACCATGCTTAAGCAAGGACACTTTAAGCCCGATAACGATGCTTATCTGGCGCGATTTATACACCCTTCACGTTTGAACGATGAAAACGTGGCTGGCGTAGTAAAATCGATGGCACAAGATTTGGGCAAAACAACCTTGCTTAATCACACGCTAGCTACCACGCCACGAGAAAGTACCGTTAAAGCGCTTGCAAAGATCAATGTGCCAGTAACGTTTATTACAGCTCAGCAGGATGCAATTGCCCCTGCAGAGGCAATACTGCAACTTAAAAGGGTGTTGCCTAACGCACGGTTCCATACCGTAAGTGATGCTGGGCATATGCTAGTACTTGAGCAAACCGATGTTGTTGCGTCTATTATTGCAAAACAAATTAGCGTATAA
- the mutY gene encoding A/G-specific adenine glycosylase: MTEQQYTGGFSERVLAWFDKHGRKHLPWQQEVTPYKVWVSEIMLQQTQVTTVIPYFERFMASFPTVHDLAKASQDDVLHHWTGLGYYARARNLHKAANMLVDKYNGEFPCTLEEVMDLPGIGRSTAGAILSLSRNMRFPILDGNVKRVLARYYAISGWPGQKKVENQLWEVAEKNTPTDPEGGRCANYTQVMMDLGAMICTRSKPKCDECPLQADCIAYAQGAQTDYPGKKPKKTLPEKSTYMMVAQFNSQVYLEQRPSTGLWGGLYGFIEVPSIGEGIEQLTKRGISVEETRALAGFRHTFSHFHLDITPVVAVVNSAPTKRVAESANRWFSLDEPIEVGLAAPTTKIIRQLIR, translated from the coding sequence ATGACAGAACAACAATATACCGGTGGCTTTTCTGAGCGAGTGCTCGCATGGTTTGATAAACACGGGCGAAAGCATTTGCCCTGGCAGCAAGAAGTAACGCCCTATAAAGTATGGGTGTCGGAAATTATGCTGCAGCAAACCCAAGTTACCACGGTAATTCCTTACTTTGAACGTTTTATGGCGTCGTTTCCCACCGTACATGATTTAGCGAAGGCATCTCAAGACGACGTGCTTCATCATTGGACGGGGCTAGGCTACTACGCAAGAGCCAGGAACCTCCATAAAGCTGCGAATATGTTGGTAGACAAATACAATGGCGAGTTTCCCTGTACTCTAGAAGAAGTCATGGATTTACCCGGTATAGGGCGCTCAACGGCAGGCGCAATACTGTCGCTGTCACGCAATATGCGCTTTCCTATATTAGATGGCAATGTGAAGCGTGTTTTGGCGCGTTACTACGCAATAAGCGGGTGGCCTGGGCAGAAAAAAGTTGAAAACCAACTTTGGGAAGTGGCTGAGAAGAATACGCCAACCGATCCAGAAGGTGGACGCTGTGCCAACTATACCCAGGTGATGATGGACCTAGGCGCGATGATCTGTACGCGAAGTAAGCCAAAGTGCGACGAATGTCCACTTCAAGCAGACTGTATTGCTTACGCCCAAGGCGCGCAAACTGACTACCCGGGTAAAAAACCGAAAAAGACGCTTCCGGAAAAATCTACCTATATGATGGTGGCCCAGTTTAATAGCCAAGTCTATTTAGAACAGCGTCCTTCAACAGGCCTGTGGGGCGGTTTGTATGGTTTTATCGAGGTACCTTCAATAGGAGAGGGTATTGAGCAATTGACCAAGCGGGGGATCAGTGTTGAAGAGACTCGAGCGCTAGCAGGCTTCCGCCACACCTTCAGTCATTTTCATTTAGATATCACCCCAGTAGTGGCCGTGGTAAACTCTGCTCCAACAAAGCGCGTAGCCGAATCGGCAAATCGTTGGTTTTCGTTGGACGAGCCTATTGAAGTTGGTTTAGCGGCACCTACAACCAAGATTATTCGGCAGTTGATACGTTAG
- a CDS encoding oxidative damage protection protein — MARTVFCRKLQKEADGLDFQLYPGELGKRIFDNISKEAWAEWQKKQTMLINEHKLNMMEPNARAFLEEKMSAYLFDDVEPTIEGYVPPEK; from the coding sequence ATGGCAAGAACGGTATTTTGTCGCAAACTTCAAAAAGAAGCAGACGGCTTAGATTTCCAACTTTATCCGGGTGAACTGGGTAAGCGTATTTTCGACAACATTTCTAAAGAAGCATGGGCCGAATGGCAAAAGAAACAAACCATGCTAATTAACGAACATAAGTTAAATATGATGGAGCCGAATGCACGTGCATTCTTAGAAGAAAAAATGTCGGCATACTTGTTTGACGACGTAGAGCCTACGATTGAAGGCTACGTTCCGCCTGAAAAATAA
- a CDS encoding methyl-accepting chemotaxis protein produces MSSSTKHLMEQVQTIQQAMPTVIDALSGIDDIAAQTNLLALNAAIEAARAGEAGRGFAVVADEVRALSTRSTQFSDVIKTQVENIRSLVDKLTDTAEFVASQDISQVVNAKSHISEQLAEIIRKAEADLVTTKQIEDIGAQLDESINAAIRGMQFGDINGQHIQYTQDMITFILEQLATLNANNIDSFVSALNEYQKGIAAKGKNDHNPVSATSMDAGEVELF; encoded by the coding sequence ATGTCTTCGTCGACAAAACATCTAATGGAGCAAGTGCAGACTATTCAGCAGGCAATGCCCACGGTTATAGATGCGCTTAGCGGTATAGATGACATTGCCGCGCAAACTAACTTATTGGCGCTAAACGCTGCAATTGAAGCTGCTAGAGCGGGCGAGGCTGGTCGGGGTTTTGCGGTTGTGGCCGATGAAGTGCGCGCGTTATCAACTCGCTCAACTCAGTTTAGTGACGTCATTAAAACTCAAGTCGAGAACATTCGTAGTTTGGTAGACAAGCTTACCGACACAGCAGAATTTGTAGCCTCACAAGATATATCTCAAGTTGTTAATGCTAAATCACACATTAGTGAACAACTGGCCGAAATCATCAGAAAGGCAGAAGCAGATCTTGTCACTACAAAACAAATTGAAGATATAGGGGCACAGCTTGATGAGTCGATCAACGCGGCCATCAGAGGTATGCAATTTGGTGATATTAATGGCCAGCATATTCAGTATACCCAAGATATGATCACGTTCATTTTAGAGCAGTTGGCGACATTGAATGCTAACAATATCGACAGTTTCGTCAGTGCATTAAACGAGTATCAAAAAGGGATTGCTGCCAAAGGTAAAAATGATCATAACCCAGTATCAGCAACGTCTATGGACGCTGGGGAAGTTGAATTGTTCTAA
- a CDS encoding response regulator, translating to MSKHILVVDDSVSIRQMVEMTLKGAGYTVTTAQDGQEALDKCKSQQFNFVLTDQNMPRMDGLTLIKNLRSLGAYSRTPVVMLTTEAGDDMKAKGKAAGATGWMVKPFDPNKLLDVTKRVLG from the coding sequence ATGAGCAAACACATTTTGGTTGTCGACGATTCGGTGTCGATTCGTCAAATGGTAGAAATGACCCTCAAGGGAGCAGGCTACACCGTGACCACAGCCCAAGATGGGCAAGAAGCGCTCGATAAATGTAAAAGCCAGCAGTTTAACTTTGTACTAACCGATCAAAATATGCCTCGCATGGATGGGTTAACCTTAATTAAAAACTTGCGCAGCTTGGGAGCATATAGCAGGACCCCAGTTGTAATGCTTACCACCGAAGCTGGCGACGATATGAAAGCAAAGGGCAAAGCAGCAGGCGCCACTGGCTGGATGGTTAAACCTTTTGACCCAAACAAACTGCTTGATGTCACTAAGCGGGTTTTAGGTTAA
- a CDS encoding chemotaxis protein CheA, with amino-acid sequence MSIDIEQFHSVFFDESDEHLDDMEQLLMNLDVESPDPEELNSIFRAAHSIKGGSGIFGFNALMNLTHVMENLLDKARNNELNVTAEIVNVLLETLDVLKDTLNAYRDETEIPQESIDERIDILNGVINGQPIDADSIGNNEAPEVSASAQSESEQDDSFGFFDDEITQANDTSDDGFGFFDDEPGSSQLVENKQDNDDSFGFFDDVTETVDQNRGEKPLLSQQNDDGFGFFDEEETSNNSTAPHAVKSEAANAESTKKEESQGFGFFEDVPSASNINTALDKPSDSNAQNVSERPNSTTVTNDGQATKNGAVPTPAKTAAKSSAKKSAARESASIRVDTTKIDAMVNLVGELVITQSMLSMIGQDVEGQVGERLQLAIDELQRNTREIQESVMSMRMLPLTATFNRFPRLVRDLAGKLGKQVELVLQGGSTEIDKSLIEKIVDPLTHLVRNSIDHGIEMPDKRVAAGKPEKGTVILSAEQKGGSIIISIIDDGGGLHRDKILAKARSNGLAVSDDMPDSEVWQLIFQPGFSTAEAITDVSGRGVGMDVVRRNIESIGGRIDIESSAGEGSAFFIHLPLTLAIVDGMCVSVGKQIFVIPLLNIIESFQPTKQQLKTLGNDTVLYIRDQYWPLVPLYDFMEVEGAALSPTEGIVVLLESSKKRFGVLVDALVGQQQVVIKSLEEHYRKVAGIAGATIMGDGKVALIIDADSIATTYTSSQIEELLS; translated from the coding sequence ATGAGCATCGATATTGAACAGTTCCATAGTGTATTTTTCGACGAGAGTGACGAGCATCTCGACGATATGGAACAGCTGTTGATGAATCTGGACGTAGAGTCCCCTGATCCTGAAGAGCTAAATAGCATTTTTCGCGCCGCCCATTCGATTAAAGGTGGTAGCGGCATTTTCGGCTTTAATGCGTTAATGAATTTAACGCATGTGATGGAGAACTTGTTAGATAAAGCCCGTAACAATGAACTCAATGTAACGGCTGAAATTGTTAACGTGCTTTTAGAGACCCTCGACGTTTTAAAAGACACCTTAAACGCCTACCGTGATGAAACTGAAATTCCACAAGAAAGCATCGATGAGCGCATAGATATACTTAACGGTGTGATTAACGGGCAACCCATAGATGCTGACTCAATTGGTAATAATGAGGCACCTGAAGTAAGCGCGAGCGCACAAAGCGAAAGTGAACAGGACGATAGTTTTGGTTTCTTTGACGACGAAATTACTCAGGCTAATGACACCTCTGACGATGGCTTTGGCTTTTTTGATGATGAGCCTGGTTCCAGTCAACTTGTTGAGAATAAGCAAGACAACGACGATAGTTTTGGTTTTTTTGATGATGTAACTGAAACAGTCGACCAAAATCGCGGTGAAAAGCCTTTGTTATCACAGCAAAACGACGACGGCTTTGGGTTTTTCGATGAGGAAGAAACATCTAACAATAGCACTGCCCCTCACGCAGTAAAATCTGAGGCAGCAAACGCCGAAAGCACTAAAAAAGAGGAAAGCCAAGGTTTTGGTTTTTTTGAAGACGTACCCTCAGCTAGCAACATTAATACTGCACTAGATAAGCCCAGCGATAGCAACGCGCAAAATGTAAGCGAACGACCAAATTCAACAACTGTAACTAACGATGGTCAGGCCACAAAGAATGGCGCTGTGCCTACGCCAGCTAAAACAGCAGCAAAGTCTTCTGCAAAGAAAAGCGCAGCCCGTGAATCGGCCTCGATACGTGTAGATACCACTAAAATCGATGCCATGGTTAACTTAGTGGGCGAACTGGTTATCACCCAATCCATGCTGTCTATGATTGGGCAAGACGTTGAAGGTCAAGTGGGTGAGCGGCTACAGCTTGCTATTGATGAGCTACAGCGAAACACCCGGGAAATTCAAGAGTCGGTCATGTCTATGCGCATGCTGCCGCTAACCGCAACCTTTAATCGTTTCCCGCGTTTAGTCAGAGACTTAGCAGGCAAGTTGGGTAAGCAGGTAGAGCTGGTGCTTCAGGGCGGCAGCACAGAAATTGATAAAAGTTTAATTGAAAAGATTGTCGACCCCCTTACCCATCTCGTGCGCAATAGTATTGACCACGGTATAGAAATGCCCGACAAACGCGTCGCTGCTGGCAAGCCAGAGAAAGGCACGGTTATTCTAAGTGCCGAACAAAAAGGCGGTAGCATTATTATCAGCATTATCGATGATGGCGGCGGTCTTCATCGCGACAAGATTCTTGCTAAAGCGCGAAGTAATGGGCTTGCCGTATCTGATGATATGCCTGACTCAGAAGTGTGGCAGCTTATATTTCAACCTGGATTTTCAACAGCCGAAGCCATTACCGATGTCTCGGGAAGAGGGGTAGGTATGGATGTGGTGCGCCGCAATATCGAGTCTATTGGTGGACGTATCGATATTGAATCGAGCGCTGGTGAAGGCTCAGCTTTCTTCATTCACTTACCCCTTACGCTAGCTATTGTCGATGGCATGTGTGTGTCGGTGGGTAAGCAAATCTTCGTGATCCCACTTTTAAACATTATTGAATCCTTCCAGCCAACTAAGCAACAGCTGAAAACCTTGGGCAACGACACTGTACTTTATATTCGAGATCAATACTGGCCTTTGGTCCCTCTTTACGACTTCATGGAAGTGGAAGGCGCTGCACTTTCTCCCACTGAAGGCATTGTGGTGTTACTTGAAAGCAGTAAAAAACGCTTTGGTGTTTTGGTTGATGCGCTTGTTGGTCAGCAGCAGGTCGTCATTAAAAGTCTAGAGGAACACTACCGCAAAGTGGCTGGAATAGCGGGGGCAACCATTATGGGTGACGGTAAAGTCGCACTAATTATCGATGCAGACTCCATTGCTACAACTTATACCTCCAGTCAAATAGAGGAGTTACTTTCATGA
- a CDS encoding chemotaxis protein CheW, whose translation MSETALHQAVTGGQDKEYLSFVLGDEHYALDITTVKEIRGYEQVTKIANAPAFIKGVINLRGDIVPIVDLRIKFNVGEATYNDFTIVIMLNIQERIVGIVVDGVSDVIRLSEDQVLPPPEFGVAFDSRYLHGLADVDENMVILVNIESLITSEELGLVAPESVKDDA comes from the coding sequence ATGAGTGAAACTGCCTTGCATCAAGCGGTTACTGGCGGACAAGACAAAGAATACTTGAGTTTTGTGCTTGGCGATGAGCATTACGCTTTGGACATCACCACAGTAAAGGAAATTAGAGGGTACGAACAAGTTACCAAAATTGCGAATGCGCCAGCCTTCATAAAAGGCGTGATTAATTTGCGTGGTGACATCGTTCCTATCGTGGACTTGCGTATTAAGTTTAACGTAGGTGAGGCCACATATAACGACTTCACAATAGTGATAATGCTGAACATTCAAGAGCGTATTGTTGGCATCGTGGTAGATGGTGTATCCGATGTTATTCGCTTGTCTGAAGACCAAGTACTTCCGCCACCAGAGTTTGGCGTAGCTTTTGACAGCAGGTATCTACACGGCTTAGCTGATGTAGATGAAAACATGGTCATTCTGGTGAACATAGAAAGTTTAATTACCAGCGAAGAGCTGGGTTTAGTCGCACCTGAAAGCGTAAAAGACGACGCGTAG
- a CDS encoding methyl-accepting chemotaxis protein: protein MGVFNFLNGEELKIAKHDALLKSNILKASASNLLVIDKSGVIHFHTPAFLRMAKAYPKDFSVNEGESTLVGKHIDDIAIGSNTSENPSYLLTHARGDDKLLVVLADHSFCVSSAATTIDENGTQLFVTQWQDNTENRRNKGMVDAIMRSQAVISFTTDGEILSANGNFLSAMGYSESEVVGKHHRIFVDSDYALSDEYRVFWQKLKSGDVHSGEFCRINKQGEEVWIQATYNPVFDEKGEVDYIIKFASDITAQKQKNADYEGQITAINKSQAVIEFDLEGNILNANENFLAAMGYSLLEIKGQHHSMFVDPSHKLSAEYAAFWQSLKAGEHSEGEYKRIAKGGKEIWIRASYNPIFDSTGKPFKVVKFATDVTQDKLKNAYFEGQINAISKSQAVIEFDVDGNIITANDNFLNTMGYRLDEIKGKHHQLFVDEETRQSESYQRFWSELKAGKFFSGEFKRISKSGKSVWIQASYNPIEDMNGNPFRVVKYATNITEDKLKNAYFEGQLNAISKSQAVIEFDLEGVILNANSNFLAAMGYTLDEVKGKHHSIFVDPAFKNSPEYAAFWEQLRQGVYASGEYKRFNKSGKPVYIQASYNPILDQNGKPFRVVKYATDVTGRTLAVESIKSIMASLTDGDLLKTIEEPLEGDFKVLGESINHFIGELRDTIVKIHTAVETIDTASNEIATGNADLSSRTEQQASSLEETASAMEELTGTVKLNAENADQAKGLASQASEVASEGGKVIEQVVHTMGEINDSAQRISDIIGVIDGIAFQTNILALNAAVEAARAGEQGRGFAVVASEVRTLAQRSAEAAKDIKALISASVDKIGDGNVLVNKSGETMANIVTAIKRVNDIMSEIAAASSEQATGIQEVSNAVVQMDEMTQQNAALVEQAAAAADSMRQQSGELAQRVSVFKVGNNRKAEQASEVRSLNGSHAVPKEREVPKQRIKALNPAAPDASDWEAF from the coding sequence ATGGGCGTATTTAATTTTCTTAACGGCGAAGAGTTAAAAATAGCGAAGCACGACGCGCTATTGAAGTCGAATATTCTAAAGGCCAGTGCCTCAAACTTGTTGGTTATCGACAAGTCGGGGGTTATTCACTTTCACACTCCCGCATTCCTGCGTATGGCAAAAGCCTACCCCAAAGACTTTTCTGTCAACGAGGGCGAATCTACACTAGTTGGCAAGCACATAGATGACATCGCTATTGGTTCTAATACGTCAGAAAATCCGTCTTATTTGCTCACACATGCTAGAGGGGATGACAAGCTGCTTGTTGTCCTTGCTGACCATAGTTTTTGTGTAAGTTCAGCTGCAACTACAATAGACGAGAACGGTACTCAGCTTTTCGTCACACAGTGGCAGGACAATACTGAAAACAGACGTAATAAAGGTATGGTCGATGCCATTATGCGAAGCCAAGCGGTGATATCGTTTACTACAGACGGCGAAATTTTGTCTGCTAACGGTAACTTTTTATCCGCAATGGGTTATAGCGAAAGCGAGGTGGTGGGAAAGCACCATCGTATTTTCGTTGACAGTGATTACGCACTAAGCGACGAGTATAGAGTGTTTTGGCAGAAGCTAAAAAGCGGTGACGTTCATAGCGGTGAGTTTTGTAGAATAAACAAGCAAGGCGAAGAAGTGTGGATCCAAGCAACCTATAATCCCGTGTTTGATGAAAAGGGTGAGGTAGATTACATCATCAAGTTTGCCTCTGATATTACGGCGCAAAAACAAAAAAATGCGGATTACGAAGGGCAAATCACAGCCATTAATAAATCACAGGCCGTTATCGAGTTTGATCTTGAGGGGAACATTTTAAATGCCAATGAAAATTTCCTCGCCGCAATGGGTTATAGCCTGTTAGAAATTAAAGGGCAGCATCACAGTATGTTTGTCGACCCAAGCCATAAATTAAGCGCTGAATATGCCGCTTTTTGGCAAAGCTTAAAAGCCGGAGAGCACAGCGAAGGAGAATACAAACGCATTGCAAAGGGCGGCAAAGAAATATGGATACGCGCATCTTACAATCCCATCTTTGATAGTACCGGTAAGCCATTTAAAGTGGTTAAGTTTGCTACCGATGTAACCCAAGACAAATTAAAAAATGCGTATTTTGAAGGGCAAATTAACGCTATCAGTAAATCGCAGGCGGTCATTGAGTTTGATGTAGATGGCAACATCATTACCGCAAACGATAATTTCCTTAACACTATGGGTTACCGCCTAGACGAAATTAAAGGTAAACATCATCAACTATTTGTAGATGAAGAAACCCGGCAGTCAGAGTCGTACCAGCGTTTTTGGTCTGAACTTAAGGCAGGTAAGTTCTTTTCAGGAGAATTTAAGCGCATAAGCAAGTCAGGTAAAAGTGTTTGGATCCAAGCCTCTTATAACCCTATAGAAGACATGAATGGCAACCCGTTCAGAGTAGTTAAATACGCAACCAACATCACTGAAGACAAGTTGAAAAACGCTTATTTTGAGGGCCAGTTGAACGCCATTAGTAAGTCTCAGGCGGTTATTGAATTTGATCTTGAAGGCGTTATTTTAAACGCGAACAGTAATTTCTTAGCGGCGATGGGGTACACCCTTGATGAAGTAAAAGGAAAGCACCACAGTATTTTTGTAGATCCTGCTTTTAAAAACAGTCCAGAATACGCGGCATTCTGGGAGCAGCTGCGCCAAGGCGTTTATGCAAGCGGTGAATATAAGCGTTTCAATAAATCAGGAAAACCAGTTTATATCCAAGCCTCTTACAACCCAATTTTAGACCAAAACGGCAAGCCGTTTAGAGTAGTGAAGTACGCCACAGATGTAACAGGAAGAACGTTAGCTGTTGAAAGCATTAAGTCTATTATGGCTAGCCTTACAGACGGTGATTTGCTGAAAACAATAGAGGAGCCATTAGAAGGCGACTTTAAGGTGCTTGGCGAATCTATTAATCACTTTATTGGTGAACTGCGCGACACCATAGTGAAAATTCACACCGCTGTGGAAACCATCGATACGGCTTCAAATGAAATCGCCACTGGCAACGCTGATTTGTCTAGTCGTACCGAGCAGCAAGCGTCTAGCTTAGAAGAAACAGCCTCTGCCATGGAAGAGTTGACGGGCACAGTGAAGCTAAATGCAGAGAATGCCGATCAAGCAAAAGGCTTGGCCAGCCAGGCATCAGAAGTAGCATCAGAGGGCGGCAAGGTTATTGAACAAGTGGTGCATACCATGGGTGAAATCAACGACTCTGCTCAGCGCATATCAGATATCATTGGTGTTATCGACGGCATTGCTTTTCAAACCAATATTCTTGCGCTAAACGCAGCGGTTGAAGCAGCAAGAGCGGGCGAGCAAGGTCGTGGGTTTGCCGTCGTTGCTTCTGAAGTCAGAACGTTGGCACAGCGCTCTGCCGAAGCGGCAAAAGACATTAAGGCGCTAATCTCTGCGTCGGTTGATAAAATTGGCGATGGCAATGTATTGGTGAATAAGTCTGGCGAAACCATGGCTAATATCGTCACTGCAATTAAACGTGTTAACGACATTATGTCTGAAATTGCTGCGGCATCATCTGAGCAAGCCACCGGAATACAGGAAGTGAGTAATGCGGTAGTTCAAATGGACGAAATGACCCAGCAAAATGCTGCATTAGTTGAGCAGGCAGCGGCGGCTGCCGACAGCATGAGACAGCAGTCAGGCGAACTTGCGCAGCGGGTATCGGTTTTCAAAGTAGGAAATAATCGAAAGGCCGAGCAGGCCTCTGAGGTACGCTCTTTAAACGGCAGTCATGCAGTACCCAAAGAGCGCGAAGTGCCAAAGCAGCGAATTAAAGCGCTTAATCCAGCCGCACCGGATGCGTCGGACTGGGAGGCATTTTAG